TCGTCGGGCTCGACCACCTGCACGCGCCGCTCGTGTCGATCCGCGAGCAGGCCGCGCACGTCGTCGCCCTGCTGCGGCGGGAAGAAACCGTGACCTTCCGCCAGCTCATCGCCGGTGCCGATGCGAAGGGCGTCATCGTCGCGCGCTTCCTCGCCCTGCTCGAGCTGTACCGGCACGCGGCCGTCGGTTTCGAGCAGCTCGAACCGCTCGGCGAGCTGACGGTGCGGTGGACGGCCGAGAACTGGACGGACGAGAACCTCGTGAACCTGGGGAACGACTATGGCCAGTGAGGCCCCGATGACGGACGAGCACGCGACCGATGAGCACGCGACCGATGAGCAGGTGACGGACGCGGAGCCGGGTGCAGGCGTGGTGGCGGCCGACGAAGCACCCGCGCGGGGCATCCCGAACGGGGTCGACGTCGCCCGCGCGCTCGAAGCGATCTTCATGGTCGTCGACGAGCCGCAGAGCGTCGTGGGTCTCGCGAGCGCCGTCGGGCGGCCCGTGAAGGAGGTGCGGGCGGCGATCGCCGAGCTCGTGGCCGACTACGACGGGCTGAGCCTCGACGGACGGCCGGCAGGGCCGCGGCGCGGCTTCGAGCTGCGCGAAGTCGGCGGCGGCTGGCGCATCTACGTGCGCAGCGAGCTCGACGAGGTCGTGCGCGACTTCGTGCACACGCAGAACCCCTCGAAGCTCTCGCAGGCGGCGCTCGAGACCCTCGCGGTCATCGCCTACAAGCAGCCCATCAGCCGCGGCGCGATCGCGTCGATCCGTGCCGTCAACGTCGACTCGGTCGTGCGCACGCTGCTCGGCCGCGGACTCATTACCGAGGCGTTCACCGACAGCGAGACGGGCGCGATCCACTACGAGACCACCGATCTGCTGCTCGTGCAGCTCGGCATCAACTCGCTCGACGAGCTGCCGAAGATCTCCCCGTTGCTCGACGACGGCAGCGAAGGGTTCGACGATGTCCGATAGGCACCGTGCCGACAAACGCGCCGACCGCGACCTCGTGCCCGACGTGGTCATCGACTGGTCCAGCGGCGACGCCTCCAGCAATCAGCGCGCGGGCGACTCCGCCACGAGCGAGCGCCTGCAGAAGGTGCTCGCGGCGGCGGGCGTCGCGAGCCGGCGCGTGTGCGAGAACCTCATCGTCGCCGGTCGCGTGACCGTCAACGGCGAGGTCGTCACCGAGTTGGGCTCGCGCGTCGAGCCCGCGACCGATCTCGTCGCGGTCGACGGCGTCGCCATCCAGCTCGACACGACCAAGCGCTACATCATGCTCAACAAGCCGACCGGAGTGGTCAGCTCGATGGCCGACGAGAACGGCCGCCGCGACCTGCGCGAGTTCACGCGCGAGTACGACGAGCGCCTGTTCAACGTCGGCCGCCTCGACGGCGAGACGAGCGGGCTCCTCCTGCTCACCAACGACGGCCCGCTCGCCAACGTGCTCGCGCACCCGCGCTACGGCGTCGAGAAGACCTACATCGCCAAGGTCACCGGCTCGGTTCAGGCCTCGACGCTGCGGAAGCTCAAAGAGGGCATCGAGCTCGACGACGGCCCCATCGCGGTCGACGCCGCGCGCGTGCTCGGCGCGCCCAGCAAGGGCCACTCGATGGTCGAACTCACCCTGCACTCGGGCCGCAACCGCATCGTGCGGCGCATGATGGCGGCGGTCGGGCACCCCGTCGTCGAGCTCGTGCGCCGGCAGTTCGGACCCCTGCACCTCGGCACGCTCGCCTCGGGACAGACGCGTGAGCTGACGGATGCCGAACGCGGCGCCCTGCTCACGATCGCCCGGGAGCACGAGCAGGCTGGCCCTGCGCCCGCGTCCTCGGGCACCACGCCATCCGGGGAGGGCGACGGATGACCGACCGCCGCCTGCAGGAGCAGGTGCACATCATCGGCGCCGGGCTGCTCGGCACGAGCATCGGGCTCGCGCTCTCGGAGAGGGGCGTCGACGTCACGCTCGCCGACACCTCGCCGACGGCCGTGCGGCTCGCGGTGGACTACGGCGCGGGCCGCGCTCCGCGCGCCGACGACCGACCCGGCCTCGTCGTGGTCGCGGTGCCGCCGGATGTCACGGCCGCGACGGTCGCGCGCGCGCTGGCCGAGCATCCCGAGGCCCTCGTCACCGATGTCGCGAGCGTCAAAGGCAGCGTGCTCGCCGAGCTGCGCGCGCTGGGTGCCGACGTCAGCCGCTACCTCGGCACCCACCCCATGGCCGGGCGCGAGCGCGGCGGGCCCATCTCGGCACGCGCCGACCTCTTCCTCGGCCGGCCGTGGGTGCTCGCCGGGCACGACGGCATCAGCTACCGCCGCGCGGGTGCGATCGAAGACCTCATCCTCGACGTCGGCGCCGTGCCGATCGAGATGAGCGTCGACGAGCACGACCGCTCGGTTGCGATGGTCAGCCATGTTCCGCAACTCGTCGCGAGCGCCATGGCCGCCCGGCTGCGCACGGCCTCGAACGGCGCCGTCGGCCTCGCCGGGCAGGGCGTGCGCGACGTCACGCGCATCGCGTCGAGCGACCCCGGGCTGTGGGTGCAGATCCTCTCCGCGAACGCGGCGCCCGTCGCCGAGATTCTGCGCGGCGTGCGCGACGACGTGGATGCCCTGCTCGCCGCCCTCGCCGACCCCGAGGCGCCCGGCTCGCGCCGCGCCCTCGCCGAGCTCATTGCCGCCGGCAACGCGGGAGTCGCCCGCATTCCGGGCAAGCACGGCGACGACCGCCGCTTCGCGCAGCTCGTCGTCATGATCGACGACACCCCCGGCCAGCTCGCCCGGCTGCTGACCGAGATCGGCGAGCTCGACATCAACATGGAAGACCTCCGGCTCGAGCACTCGCCCGGCGCGCCCATCGGCTTCGCCGAAGTCTCGGTGCTGCCCGAGGTCGAGCAGCGCCTCATCGATGAGCTCTCGGCGCGCGGCTGGCGCATCGCGGGCGCGAGCTGAGCATCCACCCCCGGCGCGCCGCCCGCTGCCGCCGACCCGCCCGAACCCGCCCCCACCCCTGACCTGATCCCACACCCCGGAAGGACCCCCATGAGCGACATCGTCGTGGCCGTCGACGGCCCCGCCGGCAGTGGCAAGTCGAGCGTGAGCCGCGAGGCGGCCCGGCGACTGGGCTTCGCGTACCTCGATACCGGTGCGGCCTACCGTGCGCTCGCCTGGCACTGCCTCGACGAGGGCGTCGATGTCGAGGACGCCACGGAGGTCGCTGAGCGGGTCGCCGCGTTCGACTACGCCATCGGCATGCAGCCCGACCACTACTTCGTGCGCGTCGGGGGAGAGGACATCACGCCTGACATCCGCGAGCCGCGCGTCACGGCTGTCGTGAGTGCCGTCGCCCGTGTGCCCGAGGTGCGCGCGGGGCTCACGGCGCTGTTCCGGCGGCTCATCGCCGAGGCCTCCGAACCGGGCGTCATCGTCGAAGGGCGCGACATCACCACCGTCGTCGCGCCGGATGCTGCGGTGCGGGTTCTGCTGACCGCCTCGCCAGAGGCTAGAATGGCGAGAAGGTCGGCAGAGTTGAGCGCTGTGTCGGCCGAGGCGACCGCGCAGCAGCTGGCCTCGCGGGATGCCCAAGATTCCCGTGTGGTCGACTTCATGAACGCCGCTGACGGCGTCACCACTCTCGACTCCACCGATCTCGACTTCGAGCACACGGTGCAGGCGCTCATCGACATCGTGCGCGCGGGGGCCTGAACCAGGGCTCTCGGGCGAAACACACGCCGCCCGCGGGCGGCGGAACAAGTGGGAGGATCCCATGACCGAGAACCCTGTCAACCCTGAGCTGTCTGGCGACGACGACGCCGAGTTCGCGAACGCCGAGGCGGCCGAAGCCGTCGCGGCGCGGCTCGCCGAACTCGACGACGACCTCGCCGACAAGCGCGCCGACGCCCTCATCGCGGGCCTCGCCGCCTACGACCTCGATGACGACGACCTCGAGCTGCTCGAGGGCGCCGAGCTGGGCGAATACGGCATCATCACGATGCCGGCCCTGCCCGTGCTCGCGATCGTCGGCCGCCCCAACGTCGGCAAGAGCGCGCTCGTCAACCGCATCATCGGCCGCCGCGAGGCCGTCGTGGAGGACACCCCCGGCGTCACCCGCGACCGCGTCACGTACAAGGCCGAGTGGAACGACCGCAAGTTCACCCTCGTCGACACCGGCGGCTGGGAGCCCGACGCCTCGGGCATCAACGCCTCCGTCGCCGCGCAGGCCGAAGTGGCCGTCGACCTCGCGGATGCGGTGCTCTTCGTCGTCGACGCCATGACCGGCCCGACCGCGACTGACGAGTTCGTCGTCAAGATGCTGCGCCGCTCGAAGAAGCCCGTCATCCTCGCCGGCAACAAGGTGGATGACGCGCGCCAGGAGCCCGAGGCCGCCGCGCTGTGGGGTCTCGGCCTCGGTCAGCCGTGGCCCGTCTCGGCCCTGCACGGCCGTGGTGTCGCCGACCTGCTCGACCACGTGCTCACCGTGCTGCCCGAGGTCTCGGCCGTGGCGAAGCAGGAGTTCGGCGGGCCTCGTCGCGTCGCCCTGCTCGGTCGCCCGAACGTCGGCAAGTCGAGCCTGCTCAACAAGGCGGCGCGCGAAGAGCGTGTCGTCGTCAACGAGCTCGCCGGCACGACACGCGACCCCATCGACGAGCAGATCGAGCTCG
The sequence above is a segment of the Microcella humidisoli genome. Coding sequences within it:
- the scpB gene encoding SMC-Scp complex subunit ScpB; this translates as MTDEHATDEHATDEQVTDAEPGAGVVAADEAPARGIPNGVDVARALEAIFMVVDEPQSVVGLASAVGRPVKEVRAAIAELVADYDGLSLDGRPAGPRRGFELREVGGGWRIYVRSELDEVVRDFVHTQNPSKLSQAALETLAVIAYKQPISRGAIASIRAVNVDSVVRTLLGRGLITEAFTDSETGAIHYETTDLLLVQLGINSLDELPKISPLLDDGSEGFDDVR
- a CDS encoding pseudouridine synthase — protein: MSDRHRADKRADRDLVPDVVIDWSSGDASSNQRAGDSATSERLQKVLAAAGVASRRVCENLIVAGRVTVNGEVVTELGSRVEPATDLVAVDGVAIQLDTTKRYIMLNKPTGVVSSMADENGRRDLREFTREYDERLFNVGRLDGETSGLLLLTNDGPLANVLAHPRYGVEKTYIAKVTGSVQASTLRKLKEGIELDDGPIAVDAARVLGAPSKGHSMVELTLHSGRNRIVRRMMAAVGHPVVELVRRQFGPLHLGTLASGQTRELTDAERGALLTIAREHEQAGPAPASSGTTPSGEGDG
- a CDS encoding prephenate dehydrogenase, yielding MTDRRLQEQVHIIGAGLLGTSIGLALSERGVDVTLADTSPTAVRLAVDYGAGRAPRADDRPGLVVVAVPPDVTAATVARALAEHPEALVTDVASVKGSVLAELRALGADVSRYLGTHPMAGRERGGPISARADLFLGRPWVLAGHDGISYRRAGAIEDLILDVGAVPIEMSVDEHDRSVAMVSHVPQLVASAMAARLRTASNGAVGLAGQGVRDVTRIASSDPGLWVQILSANAAPVAEILRGVRDDVDALLAALADPEAPGSRRALAELIAAGNAGVARIPGKHGDDRRFAQLVVMIDDTPGQLARLLTEIGELDINMEDLRLEHSPGAPIGFAEVSVLPEVEQRLIDELSARGWRIAGAS
- the cmk gene encoding (d)CMP kinase — encoded protein: MSDIVVAVDGPAGSGKSSVSREAARRLGFAYLDTGAAYRALAWHCLDEGVDVEDATEVAERVAAFDYAIGMQPDHYFVRVGGEDITPDIREPRVTAVVSAVARVPEVRAGLTALFRRLIAEASEPGVIVEGRDITTVVAPDAAVRVLLTASPEARMARRSAELSAVSAEATAQQLASRDAQDSRVVDFMNAADGVTTLDSTDLDFEHTVQALIDIVRAGA
- the der gene encoding ribosome biogenesis GTPase Der, whose amino-acid sequence is MTENPVNPELSGDDDAEFANAEAAEAVAARLAELDDDLADKRADALIAGLAAYDLDDDDLELLEGAELGEYGIITMPALPVLAIVGRPNVGKSALVNRIIGRREAVVEDTPGVTRDRVTYKAEWNDRKFTLVDTGGWEPDASGINASVAAQAEVAVDLADAVLFVVDAMTGPTATDEFVVKMLRRSKKPVILAGNKVDDARQEPEAAALWGLGLGQPWPVSALHGRGVADLLDHVLTVLPEVSAVAKQEFGGPRRVALLGRPNVGKSSLLNKAAREERVVVNELAGTTRDPIDEQIELGGKVWRFVDTAGIRRRVHLQQGADFYASLRTAAALEKAEVAVVLIDVTEPLSEQDVRIIDLVLESGRALVLAFNKWDLLDDERRRYLEREIEQDLHHVAWAPRVNISARTGRHLEKLVPALEVALESWDTRIATGKLNAFVAELTAAHPHPVRGGKQPRILFATQASTRPPTFVLFTTGFLDPQYRRFITRRLREVWGFEGTPIQVNMRVREKRQR